A region from the Drosophila ananassae strain 14024-0371.13 chromosome 2L, ASM1763931v2, whole genome shotgun sequence genome encodes:
- the LOC6501042 gene encoding uncharacterized protein LOC6501042 translates to MYASGQVARALRHCSPLIRQFLSQKPLMRTTIPSEMSVRMMATKESKEVGKGSEANKAGGGSGKNGPAIVAPDGSVMASPVTLKVIPARDPPKLGYDDRNMMRGRELSPHLSIYKLQLTSGLSICLRISGFVLGVFVWALGISGLICQGNMEEFLTKVQDCDCDTLRTLTKVMVAIPFAYHMVAGTRHLIWYLNLFTSIPEVYATGYVAILLAIVVAVGLVNAKSSEPEPKVVDLSKGKKGQKADPKKNAKPDPKKPDPKAKAAPKAKADPKKDPKKGDSK, encoded by the exons atgtacGCAAG TGGGCAGGTGGCAAGAGCGCTAAGACACTGTAGTCCGCTCATAAGGCAGTTCCTGTCTCAGAAGCCACTAATGCGGACGACGATACCCTCAGAGATGTCTGTTCGGATGATGGCCACCAAGGAGTCGAAGGAAGTAGGCAAAGGAAGTGAAGCAAACAAAGCAGGTGGCGGAAGCGGAAAAAATGGACCTGCTATTGTAGCTCCAGATGGTAGTGTCATGGCATCTCCCGTCACCCTGAAAGTTATTCCAGCCCGGGATCCACCGAAATTGGGCTACGACGATCGCAATATGATGCGGGGCCGGGAGTTATCGCCGCATTTGAGTATATATAAGCTACAGTTGACATCTGGGCTGTCAATATGCCTTCGAATTAGTGGCTTTGTGCTGGGGGTGTTCGTTTGGGCATTGGGAATATCCGGACTTATATGCCAGGGTAATATGGAAGAATTTTTGACTAAGGTCCAGGACTGTGATTGTGATACACTTCGGACATTAACAAAGGTGATGGTGGCTATACCCTTCGCTTATCATATGGTCGCAGGAACGCGCCACTTGATCTGGTATCTGAACTTGTTTACCTCGATTCCGGAAGTATACGCCACTGGATATGTAGCCATTTTATTAGCTATTGTAGTGGCCGTTGGTTTAGTGAATGCCAAATCTTCCGAGCCAGAGCCTAAGGTTGTAGACCTTTCAAAAGGGAAAAAAGGCCAGAAGGCGGATCCAAAGAAGAATGCAAAGCCCGATCCAAAGAAGCCTGACCCGAAAGCTAAAGCCGCCCCAAAAGCTAAAGCCGACCCAAAGAAAGACCCCAAAAAGGGAGATTCCAAATAG